The genomic stretch CGACGCCGTCCAGCTGGTCCGGCTGCCGTACCACCTGAGCTCGCTCACCCAGGCCGCCGCCCGGACGGCGCTGGCGCACACCGACGCCCTGCTGGCCACCGTCGACGCGGTGAAGGCCGAGCGCGACCGGATCGTCGCCGCCCTGCCCGGCCTGGGGCTGACCAGCGTGCCCAGCGACGCGAACTTCGTGCTCTTCGGCCGCTTCGCCGACGCCCACGCCGCCTGGCAGGCGCTGCTGGACCGGGACGTGCTGGTTCGCGACGTCGGGCTGCCCGGCTGGCTGCGGGTCACCGCCGGCACCCCCGAGGAGACCGACGCGTTCCTCACCGCGCTGGGTGAGATCGCCGCCGACCACCGCACCACTGAGGGAGACTCGAGCTCATGAGCCGCACTGCACGCGTCGAGCGGGCCACCAGCGAGACCAAGCTCGTCGTCGAGCTGGACCTGGACGGCACCGGCACCTCCGACATCGCCACCGGGGTCGGGTTCTACGACCACATGCTCACCGCGCTGTCCAAGCACAGCGGCATCGACCTGACCGTCCGGGCCGACGGCGACCTGCACATCGACGCCCACCACACCGTCGAGGACGTCGCGATCGCGCTGGGGCAGGCCTTCGCCGAGGCGCTCGGGGACAAGCGGGGGATCACCCGCTACGGCGACGCGACCATCCCGATGGACGAGGTGCTGGTGCAGGCCGCGGTCGACCTGTCCGGCCGGCCGTACTTCGTGCACGCCGAGCCGGAGACCATGACGCCGATGATCGGGCCGGACTACCCGACGTCGCTGACGAAGCACGTGCTGGAGTCCTTCGCGTTCAACGCGCGGATCACCCTGCACGTGCGGGTGCTCTACGCCGGCCGGGACGCCCACCACATCGTCGAGGGGCAGTTCAAGGCGCTGGCCCGCGCGCTGCGCACGGCCGTCGCCCTCGACCCGCGGGTCAGCGACGTCCCCTCGACCAAGGGCGCCCTGTAACGCCGATGAACTTCGGCATCATGCTCATGGTCCTCGGCGGCTTCCTGCTCGGCGGTGCCTACAGCATCTTCAAGGCCGACTCCGACACCGACGGGCGGACCGGGGTGCAGGTGGCGTTCGCCGTGATCCTGCTGGTCGCCGCCCTGCTGTCGACGGCGGCGGGCGTCCTCCGCCTGGTCTGAGCGGACGGGAATGACGGCGGGCCGCCGGCGGCTGGTGGGTAGCGTGGCTGCTGTGAAGAAGGTCGTCGTGCTCGACTACGGGTCGGGCAACCTGCGCTCCGCCGAGCGGGCGCTGTCCCGGGTCGGTGCCGACGTCACGGTGACCGCCGACCCGCAGGCCGCGCTGGAGGCCGACGGGCTCGTCGTCCCCGGCGTCGGTGCATTCGCCGCCTGCATGGACGGGCTGCGCGCCGTCGACGGCCCGAAGGTGATCGGCCGCCGGCTGGCCGGCGGCCGGCCGGTGCTCGGCATCTGCGTGGGCATGCAGATCCTCTTCGAGCGCGGCGTCGAGCACGGTCAGGACGCCGACGGTTGCGGCGAGTGGCCCGGCGTGGTCGAGCCGCTGCAGGCGCCGGTGCTGCCGCACATGGGCTGGAACACCGTCCAGCCGCCGGAGGGGTCCACCCTCTTCGCCGGGCTGGCGGACCAGCGCTTCTACTTCGTCCACTCCTACGGCGTGCGCGAGTTCCCGCTCGCCGAGGCCGGGGTGACCGGGCGGCTCACCCCGCCGGCGGTGACCTGGGCCGAGCACGGCGACCGGTTCGTCGCCGGGGTGGAGAACGGCCCGCTGTCGGCGACCCAGTTCCACCCGGAGAAGAGCGGCGACGCCGGCGCCCAGCTGCTGACGAACTGGCTCGACACCCTCGACTGACTCGCGTGGCCGGGCGTGGGCCGGGCCACCCCTAGGGTGATCCGGCCCACGCCCGTCGGAGGCGTGGCCTGCC from Modestobacter roseus encodes the following:
- the hisB gene encoding imidazoleglycerol-phosphate dehydratase HisB, whose product is MSRTARVERATSETKLVVELDLDGTGTSDIATGVGFYDHMLTALSKHSGIDLTVRADGDLHIDAHHTVEDVAIALGQAFAEALGDKRGITRYGDATIPMDEVLVQAAVDLSGRPYFVHAEPETMTPMIGPDYPTSLTKHVLESFAFNARITLHVRVLYAGRDAHHIVEGQFKALARALRTAVALDPRVSDVPSTKGAL
- the hisH gene encoding imidazole glycerol phosphate synthase subunit HisH; translated protein: MKKVVVLDYGSGNLRSAERALSRVGADVTVTADPQAALEADGLVVPGVGAFAACMDGLRAVDGPKVIGRRLAGGRPVLGICVGMQILFERGVEHGQDADGCGEWPGVVEPLQAPVLPHMGWNTVQPPEGSTLFAGLADQRFYFVHSYGVREFPLAEAGVTGRLTPPAVTWAEHGDRFVAGVENGPLSATQFHPEKSGDAGAQLLTNWLDTLD